In a single window of the Streptomyces sp. NBC_00285 genome:
- a CDS encoding alpha-L-fucosidase, with the protein MSPGQDPLSFNPTKLDCGQWAAAAKSAKMTYAILTTKHHDGFCLWPTKQTSYNVMNSSYKQDVVRKYVDSFRAAGVEPWMYFSIWDRNQGIASGSVSRADIDFIKAQLTELLGGTYGTIPVLVFDGWAWQAGHRQIPYGEIREHIKAMQPNLLIVDINGHSEPWEQDILFYEEPLGVKAPANNTYASCQGQTITGGWFWHPSTPTATPLSVSSIVDSHLKVLEPVHCTFILNCPPNPDGLLDTNIVNRLAQVGAAWAPDTSRPALPAQKDVLLHAVTPAAVTATSGTAANAVDGLIDHPKGTKFQSLWQTTGSLPQSVTLDLGATFTNLDTLEYLPREDKDSAGAYVTTGNITSYEVHTSTNGSTFTRAVSGSWAGDKNVKQARFGAVSARYVRLVAVNTVGGSIAVASEVNSGGIATKPTSSLTTPVQTPVLPGSDKSLALTPALAALDNGGMKLENSPANIGYWASSSDNATWRVRFDAPGTYTATATVAATTASRLALDAGIGSAAIVVPSTGSWSTYTTVTTKITVPESGYRTVYLRPDKSVTWQSVNVRGITLTPGADGALALTAATATLSGSAIKLENDPPDIGYWTSTSATASWTVTFPAAGTYTVRARVSAAYGATAFTLDTGVGSTTVEVARTSNWDDYITVQGTVTVSAAGSRTVVIKPANASTWQAMNLQWADLKLS; encoded by the coding sequence GTGTCGCCCGGCCAGGACCCGTTGTCCTTCAACCCGACCAAGCTCGACTGCGGACAGTGGGCCGCGGCGGCGAAGTCGGCGAAGATGACCTACGCGATCCTCACCACCAAGCACCATGACGGCTTCTGTCTGTGGCCCACGAAGCAGACGAGCTACAACGTCATGAACAGTTCGTACAAGCAGGACGTGGTGCGCAAGTACGTCGACTCCTTCCGGGCCGCGGGTGTGGAGCCGTGGATGTACTTCTCCATCTGGGACCGCAACCAGGGCATCGCCTCCGGCTCCGTCTCCCGGGCCGACATCGACTTCATCAAGGCCCAGCTCACCGAACTGCTCGGCGGCACCTACGGCACCATCCCGGTCCTGGTCTTCGACGGCTGGGCCTGGCAGGCGGGGCACCGGCAGATCCCGTACGGGGAGATCCGCGAGCACATCAAGGCGATGCAGCCGAACCTCCTCATCGTCGACATCAACGGCCACAGCGAGCCCTGGGAGCAGGACATCCTCTTCTACGAGGAACCGCTCGGTGTCAAAGCGCCGGCCAACAACACCTACGCCAGCTGCCAGGGACAGACCATCACCGGCGGCTGGTTCTGGCATCCCTCGACGCCGACCGCGACACCGCTGTCCGTGAGCAGCATCGTCGACAGCCACCTGAAGGTGCTGGAGCCCGTCCACTGCACCTTCATCCTCAACTGCCCGCCGAACCCTGACGGGTTGCTGGACACCAACATCGTGAACCGCCTCGCCCAGGTGGGTGCGGCGTGGGCCCCGGACACCTCCCGGCCGGCGCTGCCCGCGCAGAAGGACGTCCTGCTGCACGCGGTCACCCCGGCGGCCGTCACCGCCACCAGCGGCACCGCCGCCAACGCCGTGGACGGTCTGATCGACCACCCCAAGGGCACCAAGTTCCAGTCCCTGTGGCAGACCACAGGCTCGCTGCCCCAGTCCGTCACCCTCGACCTGGGCGCCACCTTCACCAACCTCGACACCCTCGAATACCTGCCCAGGGAGGACAAGGACAGCGCCGGGGCGTATGTCACCACCGGCAACATCACCTCGTACGAGGTCCACACCAGCACCAACGGCAGCACCTTCACCCGGGCCGTATCCGGCAGCTGGGCGGGCGACAAGAACGTCAAGCAGGCGCGGTTCGGCGCGGTGAGCGCCCGCTACGTGCGTCTGGTGGCCGTGAACACGGTCGGCGGCAGCATCGCCGTGGCCAGCGAGGTCAACTCCGGCGGCATCGCAACGAAGCCGACCTCCTCCCTCACCACGCCCGTCCAGACCCCGGTCCTGCCGGGCAGCGACAAATCCCTCGCCCTGACCCCGGCCCTGGCCGCCCTCGACAACGGCGGCATGAAGCTGGAGAACAGCCCCGCGAACATCGGCTACTGGGCCAGCTCCAGCGACAACGCCACCTGGCGGGTCCGCTTCGACGCTCCCGGCACCTACACGGCGACCGCCACCGTGGCCGCGACCACCGCCTCCCGGCTCGCCCTGGACGCGGGCATCGGCTCCGCCGCGATCGTGGTGCCCAGCACCGGTTCCTGGTCGACCTACACCACGGTCACCACCAAGATCACCGTCCCGGAATCCGGCTACCGCACCGTCTACCTGCGCCCGGACAAGTCCGTCACCTGGCAGTCGGTCAACGTCCGCGGGATCACTCTCACCCCGGGTGCCGACGGCGCGCTCGCCCTCACCGCCGCGACCGCCACCCTCTCCGGCAGCGCCATCAAGCTGGAGAACGACCCGCCCGACATCGGCTACTGGACCAGCACGAGCGCCACGGCCTCCTGGACCGTGACGTTCCCGGCCGCGGGCACGTATACCGTACGAGCGCGGGTCTCGGCCGCCTACGGCGCCACCGCCTTCACCCTCGACACCGGCGTGGGCAGCACCACGGTGGAGGTGGCGCGAACCTCCAACTGGGATGACTACATCACGGTCCAGGGCACGGTCACGGTGTCCGCCGCGGGCAGCCGGACAGTAGTGATCAAGCCCGCGAACGCGTCGACCTGGCAGGCCATGAATCTGCAGTGGGCCGACCTCAAACTGTCGTAA
- a CDS encoding AraC family transcriptional regulator: MISALNHLVDLVEEHLAEELDVGKVAAALGTTEYHLRRMFSSLAGMPLSEYVRRRRMTVAAADVVRGRGDLLGIAVRHGYGSSEAFGRAFRAVHGAGPGDVRRNGGPLRTQPQLRFRLTVEGSTPMDTRLVDRPAFRLTGHATRVPLIHQGVNPHIQEHIAALPPEEHLRLKALSDTEPKGLLQVTADLDPDSREGSELTYLHGVALSRDTSVPDGLDTIEVPPGMWAVFRTGGPHPQALQTTWAATATEWFPSNPWRLRSGPSVVAVLERADDFSTATCELWLPVEPA, from the coding sequence ATGATCTCGGCACTCAACCACCTTGTCGATCTTGTCGAGGAGCACCTCGCCGAGGAGCTCGACGTCGGCAAGGTGGCCGCGGCGCTCGGCACCACCGAGTACCACTTGCGTCGGATGTTCTCGTCGTTGGCCGGTATGCCGCTGTCGGAGTACGTGCGCCGGCGCCGCATGACAGTTGCCGCCGCCGACGTCGTCCGTGGCAGGGGGGATCTGCTGGGTATCGCCGTCCGGCACGGATACGGCTCCAGCGAGGCGTTCGGACGCGCGTTCCGGGCGGTCCACGGTGCCGGCCCCGGTGACGTGCGCCGCAACGGAGGCCCTCTGCGCACACAACCGCAGCTCAGGTTCCGCCTGACTGTTGAAGGGAGTACCCCCATGGACACCCGCCTCGTCGACCGCCCCGCATTCCGGCTGACTGGACACGCAACCCGGGTTCCGCTCATTCACCAGGGCGTCAACCCGCACATCCAGGAGCACATCGCCGCGCTGCCGCCGGAGGAGCATCTGCGGCTCAAGGCCCTCAGCGACACCGAACCGAAGGGACTGCTGCAGGTCACCGCCGACCTCGATCCCGACAGCCGTGAGGGCAGTGAACTGACCTACCTGCACGGAGTCGCCCTCAGCCGGGACACATCGGTCCCGGACGGGCTCGACACCATCGAGGTACCACCTGGGATGTGGGCAGTCTTCCGTACCGGCGGACCGCATCCGCAGGCCCTGCAGACGACCTGGGCGGCGACCGCGACCGAGTGGTTCCCCTCCAACCCGTGGCGGCTGCGCTCGGGCCCCTCGGTCGTCGCGGTCCTCGAGCGCGCGGACGATTTCAGCACCGCGACGTGCGAGCTGTGGCTCCCCGTCGAACCAGCGTGA
- a CDS encoding DUF4232 domain-containing protein — protein MRHSNSIHRAALATTALTAVAAAVTGILPGTAMAASTTTSTPPPACPASALQVSARQATHPPVGTGTGAAVVQFTNASRKTCILKGHPTVAGASNGSPAHNTPLKVTPTGRAATVTVRPHGKAWVKLTFVQVQGEGDGYCVSGKTPKAYPTMVIGLPHSGKHQVALNDGVWAECDNKVTVTPVSAVKPS, from the coding sequence ATGCGGCACAGCAACAGCATTCACAGGGCGGCTCTGGCGACGACGGCGCTCACGGCCGTCGCGGCGGCGGTGACCGGCATCCTGCCCGGCACCGCCATGGCGGCGAGCACCACCACCTCCACCCCGCCGCCCGCCTGCCCCGCCTCCGCCCTCCAGGTCAGCGCCCGGCAGGCCACCCACCCGCCCGTCGGGACCGGGACCGGAGCGGCGGTCGTGCAGTTCACCAACGCCTCCCGGAAGACGTGCATCCTGAAGGGCCACCCGACAGTCGCGGGCGCCAGCAACGGCTCCCCCGCCCACAACACCCCGCTCAAGGTCACCCCCACCGGCAGGGCGGCCACCGTGACGGTCCGACCGCACGGCAAGGCCTGGGTGAAGCTGACCTTCGTCCAGGTCCAGGGGGAGGGCGACGGCTACTGCGTATCGGGCAAGACCCCGAAGGCGTATCCGACGATGGTCATCGGGCTGCCGCACTCCGGAAAGCACCAGGTCGCCCTGAACGACGGGGTGTGGGCCGAGTGCGACAACAAGGTGACCGTCACCCCAGTCTCGGCGGTCAAGCCTTCCTGA
- a CDS encoding serine hydrolase domain-containing protein, producing MNHLTALLEKYVAEGAFPGAVALVDRSGEVEVTAVGSTEPAGSAPMRADTMFRLSSVTKPVTAAAVLALVDDGVLTLDAPIAHWLPELASPKVVRTPASELDDVVPASRPLTVEDVLSSRSGWGFGADFTAPALQPLFADVAVYNGGPRSPLSPDEWVAALAGIPLLRQPGEAFLYNASSDLQGVLVARASGRGLPEFLAERIFEPLGMKDTAFAVPASERDRLTPYYLTAPDGTHTFADAANGAWSTPPAFASGAGGLVSTVADWHAFGRMLLAGGGTILSPESVRLMTTDHLTADQRDEGTLFLQGQGWGYGGSVDVTAAEPWNTPGRYGWVGGTGTAAHIDPSTDTVTVLFTPCGLPGPAFPRWMRDFWTYAATD from the coding sequence ATGAACCACCTGACCGCACTGTTGGAGAAGTACGTCGCCGAGGGAGCCTTCCCCGGAGCGGTCGCCCTGGTGGACCGCTCCGGCGAGGTAGAGGTCACGGCCGTGGGATCGACGGAGCCCGCAGGATCGGCGCCGATGCGGGCCGACACCATGTTCCGGCTCTCCTCGGTCACCAAGCCCGTGACCGCCGCCGCGGTACTGGCGCTCGTCGACGACGGTGTGCTCACCCTGGATGCGCCGATCGCGCACTGGCTGCCGGAATTGGCGTCCCCGAAGGTCGTCCGCACTCCCGCGAGCGAGCTGGACGACGTGGTGCCGGCCAGCCGTCCCCTCACCGTGGAAGACGTCCTGTCGTCCCGCTCGGGATGGGGCTTCGGAGCCGACTTCACCGCGCCCGCCCTTCAACCCCTGTTCGCGGACGTGGCCGTGTACAACGGAGGTCCGCGGTCGCCGCTGAGTCCGGACGAGTGGGTCGCCGCCCTCGCCGGCATTCCCTTGCTGCGGCAGCCCGGAGAGGCGTTCCTGTACAACGCCAGCTCTGACCTGCAAGGCGTGCTGGTGGCACGGGCCTCGGGGCGTGGGCTGCCGGAGTTCCTGGCCGAGCGGATCTTCGAGCCGCTCGGGATGAAGGACACGGCCTTCGCCGTACCGGCATCGGAGCGCGACCGCCTCACCCCCTACTACCTGACAGCCCCTGACGGCACCCACACCTTCGCCGATGCCGCCAACGGCGCTTGGTCCACCCCGCCCGCCTTCGCCTCGGGCGCGGGGGGCCTGGTGTCCACGGTCGCGGACTGGCACGCCTTCGGCCGCATGCTGCTGGCCGGCGGCGGCACGATCCTCTCCCCGGAGTCCGTACGCCTCATGACGACGGATCACCTCACCGCGGACCAGCGCGACGAGGGCACCCTCTTCCTCCAGGGCCAGGGGTGGGGCTACGGCGGGTCGGTCGACGTCACCGCCGCGGAGCCCTGGAACACCCCCGGCCGCTACGGATGGGTGGGCGGCACCGGCACCGCCGCGCACATCGACCCGTCGACCGACACGGTCACCGTCCTCTTCACCCCCTGCGGCCTGCCCGGTCCTGCCTTCCCCAGGTGGATGCGCGACTTCTGGACCTATGCCGCGACCGACTGA
- a CDS encoding LutC/YkgG family protein encodes MLRYGSERCPRLPHVPPLTVGQLDTADAVVTTVAAAIAVTGTVVLHHGPGQGRRALTLLPDQHICLVRADQITPDVPDALRRLDPSRPLTLMSGPSATSDIELERVEGVHGPRTLDIIVLGDA; translated from the coding sequence GTGCTCCGGTACGGCTCAGAGCGCTGCCCACGGCTGCCGCACGTCCCGCCGCTGACCGTCGGACAGCTCGACACGGCGGACGCCGTGGTCACCACGGTCGCCGCGGCCATCGCCGTCACCGGCACCGTGGTCCTCCACCACGGCCCGGGCCAGGGACGGCGGGCCCTGACGCTGCTCCCGGACCAGCACATCTGCCTGGTCCGGGCCGATCAGATCACACCCGACGTGCCCGATGCGCTCCGCCGCCTCGACCCGTCGCGGCCGCTGACACTCATGTCAGGCCCCTCGGCGACCAGCGACATCGAGCTGGAGCGGGTGGAGGGCGTACACGGGCCCAGGACCCTCGACATCATCGTGCTGGGGGACGCGTAG